The DNA region tatatatataaacacacataaaatatgtacacacacacacacacatataaatatatatatatctacacacatatataaaaataatatatacacacacccacacatgcacacacactaaatgtttgtgtatatatatatatatatatatatatatatatatatatatatatatatatacaaataaattatatatatatatatatatatatatatatatatatatatatatatatatatatatatatatatatatatatatatatatatatatatatatacatatatatacacacacacacatatatatatatatatatatatatatatatatatatatacatatatatacacacacacacacacagttatgcATTCTTAGAAGACATCATGTACATCATCTGCATTGATTATTTTGAAATGCGATCACATGAGTTAGTGGCATTTCCGGGTTTCATGTCAGCTGGATAGTACAGTGGTTACGCGAGActggggttcgattcccggtTGGGACAAGACATCATCCAGTAAGGGTCCTTAGGCAAGACCCCTCAGGCCTACCTCAGGATGAGTGAACACATAATAAATAGTTATACCGGCTCAGACGTCGCCCGGGTCAACAAGGTCTGCGTCAGTTGCTAGGCAACCAGGGCAAACTGATGAGAAATGGGCTACTTGTTGGCCTTGCACCTTCTTATCTAGCATATCAACCCTTGCATCTTCATGTTTATACTAGTTTTACATGGCCTTAATTTGAGTTATTCTCTAGTGTGGACGCCTGAAAGGTGGCATTATTTCTCAAAACCTCAGTGCTAAGTTTggtatttgttttgttattatcaatagtgctgtgtatgttttcttcttcttccattttttttgtaaagctctttgtgtttgccacttgcctgtgtatgaaaagtgcaacATAAATAAAGTTGGATTCGAAATGCTTTCTCCAAGTCTACACAACACATGTAGACTGATTGGGTGAACtctcatgcaccctcaaggactctagacctggtccacagttccaagaCCAGGACGAAAATCACATGTCTCCTTCTGCATCCAAGTAGGATTCCAGTAGTTGCACAAATGAACACGTCAACGCCCACCGTTAAAGTTGCCCGGTGTTTTCTGACTGGAACCCCAGAATGATAAACATTTCCATACATCAGTTTCAAAGTTTAATAGTCAAAATTCTGCATTCTCATAATCTAGGAAATAAACTAGATGAAGACTTTTTCCACAACATATCATAGCAGACCATCGTTAGCAAACAAACATCCCCCAGTTTCAAGCATGCAACACAGCCTTTCCACCAGAGTGAACGCTGAACGTACCTTCAGggatcaataacatcaacaaaagtaAATTAAACACTCTGAGTGGTGTGTGTCTTTATGTGTTTCCTCAAGGACGAGCGGTCGCGAAAACTTGTGTTGCACATTGTGCAGGAAAATGGCTTTTCGTCAGTGTGTCTCCTAACATGATTACTCAGTGCCGAACGATCACGGAAATATGTGTGGCAGACCGAGCAAGGAAACGGTTTCTCGCCAGTGTGTGTTCTTTTGTGCGCTATCAAATATTCGTTTTGAGAAAACGTCTTGTTGCACACCGGGCAGGCGTACGGTTTTTCCCCCGTGTGCCCTCGCGCGTGCCTCATCAAATTTGACCGATGAGTGAAACTTTTACCGCACACCGCGCAGGAAAAAGGTTTCTCCCCGGTGTGTGTCCTCGTGTGTACTATCAAAGATGCCTTCCGCGAGAACGTCTGGTGACAAACCGAGCACGCgaatggtttctctccagtgtgcgttctcgTGTGTCTTATCAGGTGCCCTTTCATGGAGAATGTTTTACCGCAATCTGAACACATGAAAGGTTTCTCCGCAGTGTGACATCTCATGTggcttctcaggtttctctcctTGCCAAATGTCTTGTCACAGAAAGAACATTGAAAGCGAGCGTTGTCAGCGTGACACGTCCGACCAGCTTTGGAGTCTTCATCGTCAGTGTCAGCAGATGTGTGCTCACTCTCTGACAGTGGAGCtaagtctgcttgtgatcctccaccatCACCTTCTCTTGTCAGGTGTTgacttgagctgctgcttggagcctcactttcacctttgacctcatcatattCACTCTTCACGATGACACCAATCACTGGGATctcctccagtccttcaagatgctcTCCATCCTGACTGATGCTGTAGTCACCCTCTTCCTCTTTAACGTGGGGGGGCTGTGCTTCCTCCTGCTCCCTCCCGGAGCTCCACTCCTGCTGCTCAGGAGGAAGATGTTCAACactgacgtctgcaggacacaagaagacacaCTTTGAATGTGATCCACCATTTTTTCTGTGATCGGTGACGTGTAGAAAAGACAAAGATGTGTGACTTGGAGAGATGCGGTGTGAGAAGCGAGCGTTGGTGTTGACGTGTGAAAGTCTTGATAGCAGATAAAAAAGCATCAGACTGTGTCAGGACTGAGCAGGAGGGGAAAGACTTGGTGGCCCAGGAAATGGCTGGTTGCCATGACAGCGGCTGCAGATATCTTTGTGGGTTGCAGAGGGAGAAAAGAAGCTTTGCCATAAAGAGACAAATGGCGTCTCACATTGTGGATCGCACCAACAATGTGGTCTTCCTGCCAAGATAACGCAACTAGGCCTGGGGGGACTATTGATCCAGACTGGGAGATGGTCTACACCTCTTGGTGTTGTTTTgtgttacagctaaatgtgtgcaATGAAATGTTAttcatcacgtgcgatacaagcagtcccgcagagtgtttacttgtgtgtgatatcatgtgcgatacaagcagtcctgcagcgtgtctacctgtgtgtgatatcatgtatcaACAATGCTTGCAATTTGGTTCATGGACTGGTCATTAAGATGTGATGGCGGGTTGTTGAAAGCGTCGTCATAGAAGATGTGACTCAATCAACAGCGCCTCTTCTGGTTGCAGCTAGGTATTGCACCCACATCCAttatgcaggggtgtcaaactcattttagctcaggggccgcatggaggaaaatctattcccacgcgggccggactaataCAATTGTGGCATTATAATctaaaaatgaagacaacttaaaaaaatgtttatttttgttttacttgggtggaaaatagaaca from Entelurus aequoreus isolate RoL-2023_Sb linkage group LG02, RoL_Eaeq_v1.1, whole genome shotgun sequence includes:
- the LOC133630281 gene encoding oocyte zinc finger protein XlCOF6.1-like, with translation MCKVEMLRVLVKQRLTAAVEEIFVVLERTIAEYEEELSRTKEENERQRQLLDALFNKHGEELHAADVSVEHLPPEQQEWSSGREQEEAQPPHVKEEEGDYSISQDGEHLEGLEEIPVIGVIVKSEYDEVKGESEAPSSSSSQHLTREGDGGGSQADLAPLSESEHTSADTDDEDSKAGRTCHADNARFQCSFCDKTFGKERNLRSHMRCHTAEKPFMCSDCGKTFSMKGHLIRHTRTHTGEKPFACSVCHQTFSRKASLIVHTRTHTGEKPFSCAVCGKSFTHRSNLMRHARGHTGEKPYACPVCNKTFSQNEYLIAHKRTHTGEKPFPCSVCHTYFRDRSALSNHVRRHTDEKPFSCTMCNTSFRDRSSLRKHIKTHTTQSV